The proteins below are encoded in one region of Methanosarcina barkeri 3:
- a CDS encoding pyruvoyl-dependent arginine decarboxylase — MIPRKAFLTKGTGVHKDRLASFELALRAARIEKYNLVSVSSILPPNCKIVPREEGLLELKPGAIVHCVLARNDTNEPHRLMASAIGTAVPVNEENYGYISEHHSFGEEEIIAGEYAEDLAATMLATTLGIEFDAEMAWHEREQVYKASGHIFDTFHMCQTANGDKDGKWTTVVAAMVFVTK; from the coding sequence ATGATCCCGAGAAAAGCATTTTTGACAAAGGGTACCGGGGTACACAAAGACCGATTAGCATCCTTTGAACTTGCACTACGAGCTGCAAGAATAGAGAAATACAATCTTGTAAGTGTTTCAAGTATTCTGCCTCCCAACTGCAAAATCGTACCCAGAGAAGAAGGACTTTTAGAGTTAAAACCCGGTGCCATTGTCCATTGTGTACTTGCAAGAAATGATACTAACGAGCCTCATCGTTTAATGGCTTCAGCCATAGGAACTGCGGTCCCTGTGAATGAAGAAAACTACGGGTACATTTCCGAACATCACTCTTTTGGAGAAGAAGAAATTATCGCAGGAGAATATGCTGAAGACCTGGCAGCTACAATGCTTGCGACTACACTTGGTATAGAATTTGATGCGGAAATGGCCTGGCATGAGAGAGAGCAGGTCTACAAGGCAAGCGGGCATATCTTTGATACTTTCCATATGTGCCAGACCGCAAACGGCGATAAGGATGGAAAATGGACTACGGTTGTAGCTGCAATGGTTTTCGTTACAAAATAA
- a CDS encoding hydantoinase/oxoprolinase N-terminal domain-containing protein translates to MGIDAGGTYTDSVIIRDSDGKVMDSNKALTTYPDLLEGIRNSIDGLDEKYLKNVKMVSVSTTLATNTILEKNGYPVGLILVGNYEIPERADVEFYTVIKGGHDHHGAELVSLDMEAVEAFVSKIKDKVSAFAVSSYFSIRNPAHELAVKSRIQELTGMPVVCGHELSLDLGAYERGITAYLNAQLIPVANRFILSIREEISRRGMSSRLLMLKCDGSVVGINEALEKPIESIFSGPAASLIGASHLSGLETCAVIDVGGTSTDVSMLENGLPELCTDGAVVGGWQTKVKAIRMETSAMGGDSHVWVRNMKLNIGPRRVIPLCVAAVKYPGFLEVLRKGRIPGTMHLDENVQPTKFFVRTGVAPSNLGKFETELFDRIGDFPVSLNDIFWETQKTISPGLLDSLIRKRLIQAIGFTPTDALHVLEEYTAWDQEASRIGAKLLERYTQTDNIELCKQIKQNVARNMALNLVSFIQKDVPSPEIEKILLSNRFTQFRMKIPVVLIGGPVVAYTRELKQILDADIIIPDHAEVGNAVGAVVGKGIKRIEILIKNAYSKDKKRLVLLFSPQGREIFGSYPEALEYAETLGRKLIMEYMTEAGLDKEQVQIEVNKKDISLSEAGPIPIETKLVFVGVGMPKI, encoded by the coding sequence ATGGGTATTGATGCAGGAGGCACCTACACTGATTCGGTCATCATTCGGGACTCAGATGGCAAAGTGATGGACTCGAACAAGGCGCTTACCACTTATCCCGACCTGCTTGAAGGAATCAGGAATTCCATAGACGGCCTGGATGAAAAATATTTAAAAAATGTAAAAATGGTTTCGGTCTCAACAACACTTGCCACAAACACAATCCTTGAAAAAAATGGCTATCCTGTAGGTTTGATCCTCGTAGGAAATTATGAAATTCCGGAAAGAGCGGATGTTGAATTTTATACTGTAATAAAAGGAGGTCACGACCATCACGGAGCCGAACTTGTTTCACTTGATATGGAAGCTGTAGAAGCTTTTGTCAGTAAAATTAAAGATAAGGTTTCGGCTTTTGCAGTTTCTTCCTATTTCAGTATCCGAAACCCTGCCCATGAACTGGCAGTCAAATCCCGTATCCAGGAGCTTACCGGGATGCCTGTGGTCTGTGGACATGAACTTTCCCTTGACCTTGGGGCCTACGAGAGAGGGATTACAGCCTACCTGAATGCTCAGTTAATTCCTGTTGCAAACCGGTTTATTCTCTCAATCAGGGAAGAAATATCCAGGCGGGGAATGAGTTCCAGGCTGCTGATGCTCAAATGTGACGGTTCGGTCGTGGGCATTAACGAAGCCCTGGAAAAACCAATCGAGTCTATTTTTTCGGGCCCTGCAGCAAGCCTTATAGGAGCATCCCATCTTTCAGGGCTTGAAACCTGTGCGGTTATTGATGTAGGTGGGACGAGTACGGATGTTTCCATGCTCGAAAACGGGCTTCCTGAACTTTGTACTGACGGAGCTGTAGTCGGAGGCTGGCAGACAAAGGTTAAAGCTATTCGAATGGAAACCTCAGCAATGGGAGGAGACAGCCATGTCTGGGTCAGGAATATGAAACTAAATATCGGCCCAAGGAGAGTTATCCCACTCTGCGTTGCAGCGGTCAAATATCCTGGTTTTCTCGAAGTCCTGAGAAAAGGGAGAATCCCTGGCACTATGCATCTTGACGAAAATGTGCAACCTACTAAGTTTTTTGTAAGGACTGGTGTTGCGCCCTCGAATCTAGGAAAATTTGAAACAGAACTCTTTGATAGGATAGGAGATTTTCCTGTATCGCTTAATGATATTTTCTGGGAAACCCAAAAAACGATTTCTCCTGGTTTGCTTGATTCCCTAATAAGAAAGCGCCTGATCCAGGCAATAGGTTTTACTCCAACCGATGCACTTCATGTTCTCGAAGAATATACAGCCTGGGATCAAGAAGCTTCAAGGATAGGAGCAAAACTTCTGGAACGCTATACCCAGACCGATAATATCGAGCTCTGCAAACAGATAAAGCAGAACGTTGCAAGGAATATGGCCTTAAATTTAGTATCTTTCATCCAGAAGGATGTGCCTTCTCCCGAAATCGAAAAAATCCTGCTTTCCAACAGGTTTACACAGTTCAGAATGAAAATCCCTGTTGTACTGATAGGAGGCCCTGTAGTCGCATACACCAGGGAGTTAAAGCAAATTCTCGATGCCGATATCATAATTCCCGATCATGCTGAAGTAGGCAACGCTGTCGGAGCCGTTGTGGGCAAGGGCATAAAAAGAATTGAAATCCTGATTAAAAACGCCTATTCGAAAGACAAGAAAAGACTTGTTCTTTTATTTTCGCCTCAAGGCAGGGAAATTTTTGGAAGCTATCCTGAAGCTCTCGAATATGCAGAAACCCTGGGAAGAAAACTCATCATGGAGTACATGACCGAAGCCGGCCTTGATAAAGAACAGGTCCAGATCGAAGTAAATAAAAAAGATATTTCTTTGAGTGAAGCAGGACCCATACCCATAGAGACAAAACTTGTTTTTGTCGGGGTAGGGATGCCGAAAATCTGA
- a CDS encoding glycosyltransferase family 2 protein, producing the protein MSDKLDLSIVIPVFNEGENVGELYNQLNVVLSRLGKTSEIIFVDDGSIDDTLKKLKAIKDNRVKIVGFQRNYGKAAALSCGFKKSQGDFVITMDGDLQDDPKEIPRFFEKLEEYDMVSGWKSKRQDPISKTIPSKFFNALTRCITGVKIHDFNCGFKGYRNYVVKNVRLYGEFHRYIPALAHWRGYTVGEIEVEHHPRVHGKSKYGVERLFKGFLDLITVTFLNLYKKRPLHIFGGIGLLLIFSAVIINLHLVSLWLRGIRIGDRPLLMLSILITVLGAQFISLGLIGELITNSRNNDDYIIKYDSYELENSM; encoded by the coding sequence ATGTCCGATAAACTGGATCTCTCAATTGTAATCCCGGTTTTCAATGAAGGAGAAAACGTAGGGGAATTATATAATCAATTGAATGTAGTTCTTTCCAGACTTGGAAAGACATCTGAGATCATTTTCGTAGATGATGGGTCTATAGATGATACTTTAAAGAAGTTAAAGGCAATTAAGGATAATAGAGTTAAGATTGTAGGATTTCAGAGGAATTATGGAAAAGCTGCGGCTCTCTCCTGCGGGTTCAAGAAATCACAGGGAGATTTTGTTATTACTATGGACGGAGATCTACAGGACGACCCTAAAGAAATCCCGAGATTTTTTGAAAAATTAGAAGAATATGATATGGTTTCAGGCTGGAAGAGTAAACGACAGGACCCTATTTCAAAGACTATTCCTTCAAAGTTCTTCAATGCATTGACTCGATGTATTACAGGAGTCAAAATTCATGACTTCAACTGTGGATTCAAAGGTTATAGAAACTATGTCGTAAAAAATGTAAGACTATATGGAGAATTTCATCGCTATATTCCAGCTCTAGCTCACTGGAGAGGATACACTGTTGGAGAAATCGAAGTCGAACACCATCCCAGAGTCCATGGAAAATCAAAATACGGAGTTGAAAGGCTTTTTAAAGGCTTTCTGGATCTGATTACAGTCACGTTCTTGAACCTATACAAGAAAAGACCCCTTCATATCTTTGGAGGTATAGGACTCTTATTAATATTCTCAGCAGTAATCATAAACCTGCATCTTGTCTCTTTATGGCTCAGAGGCATCAGGATAGGAGACAGACCTCTGTTGATGTTGAGCATATTAATCACGGTTCTTGGAGCTCAATTTATATCCCTTGGCCTTATAGGAGAACTGATCACAAATTCGAGAAACAATGATGACTATATTATAAAGTACGATAGTTATGAACTGGAAAACAGCATGTAA
- a CDS encoding hydantoinase/oxoprolinase N-terminal domain-containing protein: MAYDLGIDAGGTYTDSVLIRKSDGRVVCSNKSLTTYPDPLEGIKKSIDGLDPEKLKFVTVVSVSTTLATNTILEGTGYPVGLILIGNYDIPEDSGIENWIMVKGGHDSNGEEVTALDLSAVEKFVLEIKNRVSAFAVSSYFSVRNPEHELQVKTLIQELTGLPVVCGHELAQSLGAYERGVTAYLNAQLLPVAEGFLKTVVSEIERRDLNPRIAMLRCDGSVVSMLEAMKKPIESVFSGPAASLLGASYLSGHETCIVIDVGGTSTDVSLVHKGLPYLSEAGAVVGGWQTKVRALRMETSAMGGDSHIWVKSGDIHIGPRRVIPLCRAAVLYPDFISTLKKRWIPDRLKLDEHIQATKFFVRTEQKPVNLNREEKELLALIRDEPLSLKDVYWDKNILPSKRVMDSLIQKRLVQVIGFTPTDALHVLGEYTEWNVEASEIGATLLANFIGIDRHEFCFNVKRLFAKNMARDLIAFLMEGVDRVEIEKMFDGNFFARFKVDIPVVLLGGPVKAYVDELKKLVDAEVFVPEYSEVGNAVGALAGKGTKRIEITVRTLYSESKYDLKTKGIFVYTPVGRRHFIVRSEALEFAEAFGRKLILDYMAESGLLPDQVTVSVQKKDIKVHAGEIPIETRFIFEGVANSNVYEKALTGQRKKDEGFTELTEQFHSLDCNSHRDLSISEHYE; encoded by the coding sequence ATGGCATATGATCTGGGTATTGATGCAGGTGGAACTTATACTGATTCGGTTTTAATTCGGAAATCGGACGGAAGAGTTGTATGCTCAAACAAGTCCCTCACAACCTATCCTGATCCTCTTGAAGGAATAAAGAAGTCAATTGACGGACTTGACCCTGAAAAGCTAAAATTCGTGACTGTAGTTTCGGTTTCAACTACTCTTGCCACCAATACTATCCTCGAGGGAACAGGATATCCTGTTGGGCTCATTCTTATCGGAAATTATGATATCCCTGAAGATTCGGGAATTGAAAACTGGATTATGGTAAAGGGAGGACACGACAGTAATGGTGAGGAAGTCACAGCTCTTGACCTGTCAGCAGTAGAGAAATTCGTACTTGAAATAAAAAACAGGGTTTCGGCCTTTGCAGTCTCTTCTTACTTCAGTGTGCGAAATCCGGAGCACGAGCTGCAGGTAAAAACCCTGATCCAGGAACTTACAGGGCTGCCTGTTGTCTGCGGGCATGAACTGGCCCAGTCACTTGGGGCTTATGAAAGGGGAGTTACTGCCTACCTTAATGCCCAGCTCCTGCCTGTAGCAGAGGGGTTCTTAAAGACGGTAGTTAGTGAGATCGAAAGAAGAGATCTCAACCCGAGAATTGCCATGCTCCGTTGCGACGGCTCTGTAGTAAGTATGCTTGAGGCCATGAAAAAACCCATAGAATCGGTCTTTTCAGGCCCTGCAGCAAGTCTTCTTGGAGCTTCCTATCTGTCCGGACATGAAACCTGCATTGTAATTGACGTTGGAGGAACAAGCACAGATGTTTCCCTGGTCCATAAAGGACTTCCATACCTCAGTGAGGCAGGAGCAGTTGTAGGTGGCTGGCAAACAAAAGTCAGAGCATTGCGTATGGAGACCTCGGCTATGGGTGGGGACAGTCATATCTGGGTCAAGAGTGGCGATATACACATAGGCCCCAGGCGGGTTATTCCTCTCTGCAGGGCAGCAGTCCTGTACCCCGATTTCATAAGCACTCTGAAAAAGCGCTGGATTCCCGACCGCCTCAAGCTAGATGAACATATCCAGGCAACAAAGTTCTTTGTCCGGACAGAGCAGAAACCTGTCAATTTGAATCGTGAAGAAAAAGAGCTACTTGCTCTTATACGGGACGAACCGCTTTCCCTCAAAGATGTTTACTGGGACAAAAATATTCTTCCTTCAAAGAGAGTAATGGATTCTCTAATCCAGAAACGGCTTGTTCAGGTAATCGGTTTTACTCCAACAGATGCCCTGCATGTACTTGGGGAGTATACTGAATGGAATGTCGAAGCCTCGGAAATCGGAGCTACTCTACTTGCAAACTTCATAGGAATTGACAGACATGAGTTCTGTTTCAATGTGAAGCGGCTCTTTGCAAAGAACATGGCAAGAGACCTCATTGCTTTTCTGATGGAAGGAGTGGACAGGGTCGAAATTGAAAAAATGTTCGATGGCAATTTCTTCGCTCGCTTTAAAGTGGATATTCCTGTTGTCCTGCTAGGGGGTCCGGTAAAGGCGTATGTGGACGAACTGAAGAAGCTTGTAGATGCAGAAGTCTTTGTTCCCGAATACTCAGAGGTTGGAAATGCCGTCGGAGCTCTTGCAGGAAAAGGGACAAAACGTATTGAGATAACAGTGCGTACGCTTTATAGTGAGTCCAAGTATGACCTTAAAACAAAAGGGATCTTTGTATACACTCCTGTAGGAAGGAGGCATTTCATAGTCCGGAGTGAAGCCCTGGAGTTTGCTGAGGCATTCGGGAGAAAGCTGATTCTTGATTATATGGCTGAGTCCGGGCTTCTCCCTGACCAGGTTACAGTTAGTGTACAGAAGAAGGATATAAAAGTCCATGCAGGTGAAATTCCGATAGAGACAAGATTTATCTTTGAAGGGGTTGCAAATTCTAATGTCTATGAAAAAGCTCTCACTGGACAGAGGAAAAAAGATGAAGGCTTTACAGAACTAACCGAGCAGTTTCATTCGCTGGATTGTAATTCTCATAGAGATCTTTCTATCTCTGAGCATTATGAGTGA
- a CDS encoding type II toxin-antitoxin system RelE/ParE family toxin, translating to MTYKVALHPSVRKNLQNLYRLDRPGYDYVKHRLRFLAYRPEIGIPLEADFEDKWRIHIGPFVLVYTFDRDANILTMLAFEHYTKAYNMYTAYA from the coding sequence ATGACATATAAAGTAGCCCTTCATCCCTCAGTCCGTAAAAACCTTCAAAATTTGTATAGGCTTGACAGGCCAGGTTACGATTACGTGAAACATCGTCTTCGCTTTCTGGCTTACAGGCCGGAAATTGGCATTCCCCTTGAAGCCGATTTTGAAGACAAATGGAGAATTCATATTGGGCCCTTTGTGCTGGTTTACACTTTTGACCGTGACGCAAACATTCTTACCATGCTGGCTTTTGAGCATTACACGAAGGCGTATAATATGTACACCGCTTATGCATAA
- a CDS encoding class I SAM-dependent methyltransferase, with protein MDQNQSRNYKKYNSKNPLMGIVISNFMNNLKETSATLKNINSVIDIGCGEGFVINCLDYPKITGVDISRNALRIAKEKNPECEFCSGSIYEISFKENSFDLVIATEVLEHLERPDLALREIRRITKNYCILSVPNEPYFRAMNFFRGKNLARLGNDPEHVQNWSSGKFVSLIDTYFDVLEVRRPFPWTMALCKK; from the coding sequence ATGGACCAGAACCAGAGTAGAAATTACAAAAAATACAACTCTAAAAATCCGCTGATGGGTATAGTGATATCCAATTTTATGAATAACTTAAAGGAAACTTCCGCTACTTTGAAAAATATAAACAGTGTTATTGATATAGGCTGTGGGGAAGGATTTGTTATTAATTGCCTTGATTACCCGAAAATAACAGGCGTTGATATCTCCAGAAATGCTTTGAGAATTGCAAAGGAGAAAAATCCAGAGTGTGAATTTTGTTCAGGCAGCATATATGAAATTTCGTTTAAAGAAAATAGTTTTGATCTTGTTATAGCAACCGAAGTACTGGAACATCTTGAAAGACCTGATTTAGCTCTTCGGGAAATAAGACGAATAACTAAAAATTACTGTATTCTTAGTGTTCCCAATGAACCTTATTTCCGTGCAATGAACTTTTTTAGGGGTAAAAACTTAGCACGTCTGGGGAATGACCCTGAACATGTCCAGAATTGGAGTTCAGGAAAGTTCGTGAGTTTAATAGATACCTATTTCGATGTGCTGGAAGTTCGAAGACCATTTCCCTGGACTATGGCTCTGTGCAAAAAATAA
- a CDS encoding ABC transporter permease — protein MPSTDNEGLVKRLSCEISAAWAIAKKDMRIYYFKPNIIVSGLFFPLFMFLAFAIGKNTPPGTLIPGLISITLLFSASSIEPVSIPIERRVKTFERLLSAPISLYSLVTGESLSGFLYSLGIACLPLAIGVIVFDTPILNIPILIISMVLTAFCFATLGTLFAAYPTENVGEVMSILNTVRLPLIFISGVFIPISVMPRIGQQIALVSPLTYGNDMIEYAYTGKSLFSPLVDILAIIIFILIFQVTANYLYKKFNE, from the coding sequence ATGCCATCGACTGATAATGAAGGATTGGTAAAGCGCCTTTCCTGCGAGATCTCTGCTGCATGGGCAATTGCCAAAAAAGACATGAGGATTTACTATTTCAAGCCCAACATCATAGTTTCCGGCTTATTTTTCCCACTTTTCATGTTCCTTGCTTTTGCCATTGGAAAAAATACACCACCAGGTACTCTCATTCCCGGATTAATCTCAATTACTCTCCTGTTTTCAGCTTCATCAATAGAACCTGTCTCAATTCCTATCGAACGGCGGGTAAAGACCTTTGAACGTCTGCTTTCGGCACCTATATCCTTATACTCACTGGTAACGGGTGAAAGCCTGAGCGGTTTTCTGTATAGTCTCGGCATTGCATGTTTACCGCTTGCTATCGGTGTTATTGTGTTTGATACGCCTATCCTCAATATACCGATCCTAATTATTTCCATGGTACTTACAGCATTCTGTTTTGCGACTCTTGGAACACTATTTGCCGCATATCCCACCGAAAACGTGGGAGAGGTTATGTCCATACTCAACACGGTCAGGCTGCCGCTTATTTTTATTTCCGGCGTTTTTATCCCTATATCGGTTATGCCCAGGATCGGACAGCAGATTGCACTGGTGTCGCCTCTTACTTACGGAAATGATATGATTGAGTATGCTTATACCGGTAAATCGCTTTTTTCACCACTGGTGGATATTCTGGCAATCATAATATTTATCCTGATCTTTCAGGTAACGGCAAACTACCTTTATAAAAAATTCAATGAATGA
- a CDS encoding ATP-binding cassette domain-containing protein, producing the protein MQAIEVSHLIKKFGSLTALNDITFSVGKGETFGFLGPNGAGKTTTIRILTGVSRPTSGTATIFGHDIEHDTIAARQSMGIVSENSNVYDDLTAWQNMMFSAELYHVGRKEREKKAEELLKKFELYNRRNDKAHGFSKGMKRRLTLAMGLVNSPRLLFLDEPTSGLDVQSNIIIRDVVADLVLEGVTVFLTTHNIEEANVMCDRVAIINKGHIVAIDAPESLKKTIQSVQSIEVSFDHNSADQLDELSRLSVVNRAQKSGDKFKLYTEDPSEVINAVIAYANTHNLKVVSITTLGPSLEDVFIRLTGLQRTGERIHAID; encoded by the coding sequence ATGCAAGCAATTGAGGTATCTCATCTAATCAAGAAATTTGGTTCTCTTACTGCACTTAATGATATTACTTTCTCGGTTGGCAAGGGAGAAACATTTGGTTTTTTGGGTCCCAACGGTGCTGGCAAGACCACCACCATTCGTATTTTGACTGGAGTCTCGAGACCGACATCTGGAACAGCAACTATTTTTGGCCATGATATTGAGCATGACACTATTGCCGCACGGCAGTCAATGGGCATAGTGTCCGAGAATTCAAACGTTTATGACGACCTTACTGCATGGCAAAACATGATGTTTTCCGCCGAGCTTTACCATGTGGGACGAAAAGAAAGAGAAAAAAAGGCAGAGGAACTGCTCAAAAAGTTTGAATTATACAACCGGCGCAATGATAAAGCGCATGGATTTTCAAAGGGGATGAAGCGTCGTCTCACGCTTGCAATGGGACTGGTCAATAGCCCACGTTTGTTGTTCCTGGATGAACCAACCTCCGGGCTCGATGTACAGAGCAATATCATCATTCGGGATGTAGTTGCCGATCTTGTTCTCGAGGGTGTAACTGTTTTTTTAACGACGCATAATATTGAGGAGGCAAATGTTATGTGTGACCGGGTAGCAATTATCAATAAAGGGCATATTGTTGCAATTGATGCTCCGGAATCCTTGAAAAAAACCATACAGAGCGTACAGTCGATAGAGGTCTCTTTTGATCATAATTCGGCAGATCAGCTTGATGAGCTTAGCCGCCTTTCAGTGGTAAATAGAGCACAAAAATCAGGCGATAAGTTTAAGCTCTATACCGAAGATCCCTCTGAAGTTATCAATGCAGTGATAGCTTATGCCAATACACATAACCTTAAAGTCGTCAGTATAACAACTCTTGGCCCCAGTCTTGAGGATGTTTTCATACGCTTGACAGGTCTACAGCGGACAGGTGAGAGAATCCATGCCATCGACTGA
- a CDS encoding lysylphosphatidylglycerol synthase transmembrane domain-containing protein, which translates to MNWKTACKIVVTSGLMLYLIAKLDLRTIYETFTQMNLALLSLSLPFIVLMYLMKGIKWQVLLSCINVQIPVKRSLEIILIGNFYGALTPGRAGEVSRAFYLDAESSRSIPTVVMDRVIDMICLLVLSVLSIVFFFKDRNLIYIMTPMIMIFITGMFVITNEKVVTLIFGLFSKKSEFKENYIKTIKEITRNKKAIFSVSALTLVYYLLNLLVYWIVIKSLNPELNGLLTFSLPIVVVLGNFPISISGFGVREFVSVTIFKLLNESSAYGFSCSIVLYLLTTLLPAVFGFMLTLRKKP; encoded by the coding sequence ATGAACTGGAAAACAGCATGTAAAATCGTTGTCACTTCGGGTTTAATGCTTTACCTTATAGCCAAACTTGACCTGCGGACAATTTACGAGACTTTTACCCAGATGAATCTGGCATTGCTTTCTCTCTCATTACCTTTTATTGTTCTGATGTACCTGATGAAAGGTATAAAATGGCAGGTTCTGCTCAGTTGTATAAATGTTCAAATCCCGGTAAAACGATCACTTGAAATAATATTGATAGGTAATTTTTACGGAGCTCTTACTCCAGGCAGGGCAGGAGAAGTTTCAAGAGCTTTTTACTTAGATGCTGAGAGCTCCAGAAGCATACCAACCGTAGTAATGGACAGAGTTATAGATATGATCTGTCTTCTGGTTTTAAGTGTACTATCCATAGTTTTCTTTTTCAAAGATAGAAATTTAATCTATATAATGACGCCGATGATAATGATTTTTATCACTGGCATGTTCGTTATCACAAATGAAAAGGTCGTAACTCTTATTTTCGGGTTATTTTCTAAAAAAAGCGAATTCAAAGAAAATTATATTAAAACGATAAAAGAGATTACTCGAAATAAAAAAGCTATTTTTTCTGTTTCTGCATTAACTCTTGTATATTATTTACTGAATCTACTTGTATACTGGATAGTTATAAAATCCTTAAATCCCGAATTAAACGGTTTGTTGACATTTTCCCTTCCAATAGTAGTAGTTTTGGGAAATTTTCCAATTTCAATATCAGGATTTGGAGTTAGAGAATTTGTAAGCGTCACTATATTCAAGTTGTTGAATGAAAGTTCTGCATATGGATTTTCCTGCTCTATAGTTCTATATCTCTTAACTACACTATTACCAGCAGTATTTGGGTTCATGCTCACTTTAAGAAAAAAGCCCTAA